The following coding sequences are from one Selenomonas sputigena ATCC 35185 window:
- a CDS encoding cytochrome c maturation protein CcmE domain-containing protein: protein MKKSYVLFGLIALFVLYAGWAFADSITPYVDIAEARSAHGSVQVKGLLDPDAPAPAQKGKDFVFGLVDESGEKMEVHYHGTEPDQFRSAHHIVAVGSYKDGAFEADRLLIKCPSKYEKIKGGSL, encoded by the coding sequence ATGAAAAAATCGTATGTGCTCTTCGGCCTCATCGCCCTCTTCGTCCTCTATGCGGGCTGGGCGTTCGCCGACAGCATCACGCCCTATGTCGACATCGCTGAGGCGCGGTCGGCGCACGGCTCCGTGCAGGTCAAGGGGCTGCTCGATCCGGATGCTCCCGCACCCGCGCAGAAGGGGAAGGATTTCGTCTTCGGACTCGTCGATGAATCAGGAGAAAAAATGGAAGTGCATTATCACGGCACAGAGCCTGATCAATTTCGCTCGGCGCATCACATCGTCGCCGTCGGTTCGTACAAGGACGGCGCGTTCGAGGCGGATCGGCTGCTCATCAAGTGTCCGTCGAAGTATGAAAAGATAAAAGGCGGTTCATTATGA
- a CDS encoding O-acetylhomoserine aminocarboxypropyltransferase/cysteine synthase family protein: MSDERKYKFETLQLHVGQEEADPATDSRAVPIYQTTSYVFRNSQHAADRFSLKDAGNIYGRLMNPTQDVLEKRVAALEGGVAALAFASGAAAVTTALQGLVHAGQHIVAETTIYGGTYNLLAHTFPDFGIETTFVDPAGGAAAFEAAIRENTQVIYIESIGNPNANLVDIEAVAAVAHKHGIPLVVDSTFATPYQLRPIEHGADIVVHSATKFIGGHGTTLGGIVVDSGKFDWTASGRFPWLVEPNASYHGLSFAKDVGAAAFAVYLRALLLRDTGAAISPFNAFLLLQGVETLSLRVERHVENALKVVDYLAKHPQVEKVNHPSLASHPDHALYEHYFPQGGISIFTFEVKGGGKAAQKFIDHLKVFSLLANVADVKSLVIHPASTTHSQMNEEELKKSGIAPGTIRLSIGTEHIDDILYDLEQAFKAL, encoded by the coding sequence ATGAGCGACGAGAGAAAGTATAAGTTTGAAACCCTGCAGCTCCATGTCGGGCAGGAGGAAGCCGATCCGGCGACGGATTCACGTGCTGTGCCGATCTACCAGACGACGTCGTACGTGTTCCGCAATTCGCAGCATGCGGCGGATCGTTTCAGTTTGAAGGATGCGGGCAACATCTACGGCAGGCTCATGAATCCGACGCAGGACGTGCTCGAAAAACGCGTGGCGGCGCTTGAAGGCGGCGTCGCGGCGCTCGCCTTTGCCTCGGGTGCAGCGGCCGTGACGACAGCGCTGCAGGGACTCGTTCATGCGGGACAGCACATCGTCGCTGAGACGACGATCTACGGCGGCACCTACAATCTTCTTGCGCACACCTTCCCTGATTTCGGCATTGAGACGACGTTTGTCGATCCGGCGGGCGGCGCGGCGGCCTTCGAGGCGGCAATTCGGGAGAACACGCAGGTCATCTACATCGAGTCCATCGGCAATCCGAACGCGAACCTCGTCGACATCGAGGCGGTCGCCGCCGTCGCGCACAAGCACGGCATTCCGCTCGTCGTCGATTCGACGTTTGCGACGCCGTATCAGCTGCGTCCCATCGAGCACGGCGCGGACATCGTCGTTCACTCGGCGACGAAGTTCATCGGCGGACACGGCACGACGCTCGGCGGCATCGTCGTCGACAGCGGCAAGTTCGACTGGACGGCATCGGGGCGCTTCCCGTGGCTCGTCGAGCCGAACGCGAGCTACCATGGCCTTTCCTTCGCGAAGGACGTCGGCGCCGCCGCTTTCGCCGTCTATTTGCGTGCGCTCCTTCTGCGCGACACGGGCGCGGCGATCTCGCCGTTTAATGCGTTCCTCCTGCTGCAGGGCGTTGAGACGCTTTCCTTGCGCGTCGAGCGCCATGTGGAGAACGCCTTGAAGGTCGTCGACTATCTCGCGAAACATCCTCAGGTCGAGAAGGTCAACCATCCCTCGCTCGCCTCGCATCCTGATCATGCGCTCTACGAGCATTACTTCCCGCAGGGCGGCATCTCCATCTTCACCTTCGAGGTCAAGGGCGGCGGCAAAGCGGCGCAGAAGTTCATCGACCACCTCAAGGTATTCAGCCTGCTCGCCAATGTTGCCGACGTGAAGTCGCTCGTCATCCATCCGGCAAGCACGACGCACTCCCAGATGAACGAGGAGGAACTGAAAAAGAGCGGCATCGCGCCCGGCACGATCCGCCTTTCCATCGGCACGGAGCATATTGACGACATTCTCTACGATTTGGAGCAGGCATTCAAGGCGCTCTGA
- a CDS encoding ketopantoate reductase family protein, which yields MKFAMFGAGGTGGVLGGYLALAGHDVTLIARGRHLEALQKDGLTIESAHRGTLHIKNVKAQTAEAYDETPDVLFVCCKYYALPDAIAFAKRAAGPDTLIIPILNVFGTGEVMQKDLPGLTVLDGCIYIFGNLKAPGVLEQPQKILRVIFGFRPDQAKCLEERAKALEKLLQDADIRGHYSLDIRRDALTKFGFVSPMGAAGLYHDATSEAFQKEGAVRDTYLGLIREVEALGKAMGIVFEKDLVATGIAFIDAFEPGLKTSMQRDVEKGGLSEFDGLVNRIVALGERYHVPVPLYKKISDWGKAKGIR from the coding sequence ATGAAATTTGCGATGTTCGGCGCGGGCGGCACGGGCGGGGTGCTCGGCGGCTATCTCGCGCTCGCGGGGCACGATGTGACGTTGATTGCACGCGGCAGGCACTTGGAGGCTCTTCAGAAGGACGGTCTGACGATCGAGTCGGCGCATCGAGGCACGCTCCATATCAAGAACGTGAAGGCGCAGACGGCGGAGGCTTACGATGAAACGCCCGATGTGCTCTTCGTCTGCTGCAAGTACTACGCGCTTCCCGACGCCATCGCGTTCGCGAAGCGTGCGGCAGGCCCCGATACGCTCATCATCCCGATCTTGAACGTCTTCGGCACGGGCGAGGTCATGCAGAAGGATTTGCCGGGGTTGACCGTGCTCGACGGCTGCATCTACATCTTCGGCAATCTCAAGGCGCCGGGCGTATTGGAGCAGCCGCAGAAGATCCTGCGCGTGATCTTCGGTTTCCGTCCCGATCAGGCGAAGTGCTTGGAGGAGAGGGCGAAGGCGCTCGAAAAGCTCCTGCAGGATGCCGACATTCGCGGACACTACAGCCTCGACATCCGCCGCGATGCGCTGACGAAGTTCGGCTTCGTCTCGCCGATGGGCGCGGCAGGGCTTTATCACGATGCGACGAGCGAGGCGTTTCAGAAGGAAGGCGCGGTGCGTGACACGTATCTCGGCCTGATCCGTGAGGTCGAGGCGCTCGGCAAGGCGATGGGGATTGTCTTCGAGAAGGATCTCGTGGCAACGGGCATTGCCTTCATCGATGCGTTCGAGCCGGGACTCAAGACGAGTATGCAGCGCGATGTGGAAAAGGGAGGACTTTCCGAGTTCGACGGACTCGTGAACCGCATCGTCGCTCTCGGCGAACGCTATCATGTGCCCGTGCCGCTCTACAAGAAGATCAGCGACTGGGGCAAGGCGAAGGGAATCCGATAA
- the ccsA gene encoding cytochrome c biogenesis protein CcsA, translating into MLRVLIIVLTAALFAAVFFLVPPAEGLGDYVRLVFFHVPAAWVSVLAFLLSAWWALRFLRCRKERFDALSARSAKLGFFFVIFATATGALFSRLSWGAWWNWDPRQTTIFVLILIYGAYLTLRSAVPENRGRALVSAVYSLFSFLTVPFLVFLLPRLYFSLHPEPLLNSGAHVAMEPLMLGVLALGLIDATLLYFALLFRSVKED; encoded by the coding sequence ATGCTTCGCGTCCTCATCATCGTGCTGACAGCAGCGCTCTTCGCCGCTGTGTTCTTCCTCGTGCCGCCCGCAGAAGGCTTGGGCGACTATGTGCGCCTCGTTTTCTTCCATGTTCCGGCGGCGTGGGTCTCGGTTCTCGCCTTTCTTCTGAGTGCGTGGTGGGCGCTTCGCTTCCTGCGATGTCGCAAGGAGCGCTTCGACGCGCTGAGCGCACGCTCGGCGAAGCTGGGCTTCTTCTTCGTGATCTTCGCCACGGCGACGGGCGCGCTCTTCAGCCGCCTTTCGTGGGGCGCATGGTGGAATTGGGATCCGCGCCAGACGACGATCTTCGTACTCATCCTCATCTACGGCGCATATCTCACGCTGCGCTCGGCTGTGCCCGAAAACCGCGGGCGTGCGCTCGTCTCGGCGGTCTACTCGCTCTTTTCTTTTCTGACCGTGCCGTTCCTCGTCTTCCTTCTGCCGCGCCTCTACTTCTCGCTGCATCCCGAGCCGCTGTTGAACAGCGGCGCACATGTGGCGATGGAGCCGTTGATGCTCGGCGTGCTCGCGCTCGGTCTTATCGACGCGACCTTGCTCTATTTCGCACTGCTCTTTCGGTCTGTCAAGGAGGACTGA
- a CDS encoding heme exporter protein CcmB produces MQGSALQGARLIFRREVACAMRSRSSWAAMFMFSLTAIAALSFALRCAPPEPQVAAGLLWVVLFFSAEAGVGRAFYEEAASGTLLALRIYAGAQAVFVGKFCYTLFMLVALAVFDLALFQVFLGFSLADFFAAMVFLLVVFLGIWGLAAAGVIVSALTVGAGAKSGLFSVLLLPVVLPVFLPALNLTGELFSSLLPSSSLLGAMALYDMILTLGASWLFDFVWQEI; encoded by the coding sequence ATGCAAGGATCTGCATTGCAGGGGGCGCGGCTCATCTTTCGTAGGGAGGTCGCCTGTGCCATGCGCAGCCGCTCCTCTTGGGCGGCGATGTTCATGTTTTCGTTGACGGCGATCGCGGCGCTTTCCTTTGCGCTTCGTTGTGCGCCGCCTGAGCCGCAGGTAGCGGCGGGACTCTTGTGGGTCGTGTTGTTTTTCTCGGCGGAGGCGGGCGTCGGCCGGGCGTTCTACGAAGAGGCGGCGAGCGGCACGCTGCTCGCCCTGCGCATCTATGCCGGAGCGCAGGCGGTGTTCGTCGGCAAATTCTGCTACACGCTCTTCATGCTCGTAGCACTCGCCGTCTTTGACCTAGCGCTCTTTCAAGTCTTTCTCGGCTTTTCGCTGGCGGACTTCTTCGCCGCCATGGTCTTTCTCCTCGTCGTATTCTTGGGCATCTGGGGTTTGGCGGCGGCGGGCGTCATCGTCTCGGCGCTGACGGTCGGTGCGGGCGCGAAGAGCGGACTGTTTTCCGTGCTGCTGCTGCCCGTCGTTTTGCCCGTGTTCCTGCCCGCGCTCAATCTCACGGGAGAGCTTTTCAGCTCCCTCCTGCCGTCCTCTTCCCTGCTCGGTGCGATGGCGCTCTACGACATGATCCTGACGCTCGGCGCCTCGTGGCTCTTCGACTTCGTATGGCAGGAAATCTGA
- a CDS encoding cytochrome c3 family protein, translating to MEAKEFFQKNTLKCIIGGFAAGVIFSVCTSAGLSFSGSPAFCGQCHAMKMEKATFMESSHRERECVDCHLPHDSMTAYFVEKGRSGMIDVYHELKRDYPAKIRISEDAEKIVNGNCLRCHSATMAVVHAGPMDANTDCLKCHRSVAHGSNHLEGGIKVE from the coding sequence TTGGAAGCAAAGGAATTCTTTCAGAAGAACACGCTGAAGTGCATCATCGGAGGCTTCGCCGCAGGCGTCATCTTTTCCGTCTGCACTTCGGCGGGGCTGTCGTTTTCCGGCTCTCCCGCATTTTGCGGACAGTGCCATGCGATGAAGATGGAGAAGGCGACGTTCATGGAATCGTCGCATCGAGAACGTGAGTGCGTGGACTGCCACCTGCCGCACGACAGCATGACGGCGTACTTCGTCGAGAAGGGACGAAGCGGCATGATCGACGTTTACCACGAGCTGAAGCGCGACTATCCTGCCAAGATCCGCATCTCGGAAGACGCAGAAAAGATCGTGAACGGTAACTGCCTGCGCTGTCATAGCGCGACGATGGCAGTCGTCCACGCAGGTCCGATGGACGCCAATACCGATTGCCTGAAATGCCACAGGAGCGTGGCACATGGCTCCAATCACCTGGAAGGAGGGATCAAAGTTGAGTAA
- a CDS encoding methyl-accepting chemotaxis protein, which produces MFHFASSSLRMKFIILMVGTSLVTVICITALWLQTLRMEAQTQLENYRTQLLQDVDTSLKNETQIVVSLLEKIYQQQQAGLLSEPEAKKIAADLVRDLRYDDGKGYFWIDTADGVNVVLLGRDVEGKSRIDLVDPNGVHFIQEMLKNGRQPGGGYTDLSFAKPGETTPLPKRNYTTTFAPYQWVLGTGVWIDQIDALIAAQKEVIDADFYSSLRMTVLVSVLIEALCIALAIFFSNKLATPIAHVTNRLATLAQGDFRHNAALETKISSTDEIGRMSQALDTLQHNVRQMMKQAIDAAEKITTAVAQLNESADQSATVSSQVAFSMSKVADSCNEQFAEMDRTKAQIGTLEQHMSAFAGNLSQTVDAVDGTNRAAAQGATRVNEAVLQMQRIAESVSRSAEVITVLGEESDKIGTIVDAIAAIADQTNLLALNAAIEAARAGENGRGFAVVAEEVRKLAEQSSTSADEITALITSIQEKAQNAVEVMQEGASQAQGGTEAVDAAGRTFKEIASMVEHVASESSAMGSRVHELEQSTHSIRDSAESMNKMSRSVAAESQTVSAATQEQTAAVQQIAAASHSLNEMSQAMHAAISKFKV; this is translated from the coding sequence ATGTTTCATTTTGCTTCGTCGTCGCTGCGCATGAAGTTCATCATCCTTATGGTCGGAACTTCACTTGTCACCGTCATCTGTATCACCGCGCTTTGGCTACAGACGCTGCGCATGGAAGCGCAGACGCAGCTGGAAAACTATCGCACGCAGCTTCTGCAGGATGTCGACACATCCTTGAAGAACGAGACGCAGATCGTCGTCAGCTTGCTCGAAAAGATCTACCAACAGCAGCAAGCCGGCCTCTTGAGCGAGCCGGAAGCGAAGAAGATTGCCGCCGATCTCGTGCGCGACCTGCGCTATGACGACGGCAAGGGATACTTCTGGATCGATACGGCGGACGGCGTGAACGTCGTCCTCTTAGGGCGCGACGTCGAGGGCAAATCACGCATCGATCTCGTCGATCCCAACGGCGTCCACTTCATTCAGGAGATGCTGAAAAACGGCCGGCAGCCGGGCGGCGGCTACACTGACCTGAGCTTTGCCAAGCCCGGTGAGACGACGCCTCTGCCCAAGCGCAATTATACCACGACCTTCGCGCCATACCAATGGGTCTTGGGCACAGGCGTCTGGATCGACCAGATCGACGCGCTCATCGCCGCACAGAAGGAAGTCATCGATGCGGATTTTTACAGCAGCCTGCGCATGACAGTGCTCGTTTCCGTCTTGATTGAAGCCCTTTGCATCGCCTTGGCGATCTTCTTCAGCAACAAGCTGGCAACCCCTATCGCACATGTGACGAACCGCCTTGCCACGCTTGCACAGGGAGACTTCCGCCACAACGCCGCGCTTGAGACCAAGATTTCGAGCACGGACGAGATCGGCAGGATGAGCCAGGCGCTCGACACTTTGCAGCACAACGTGCGGCAGATGATGAAGCAGGCCATCGACGCGGCAGAAAAGATCACGACCGCTGTCGCCCAGCTCAACGAGAGTGCCGACCAATCCGCCACGGTCAGTTCCCAGGTCGCTTTCTCCATGTCAAAGGTGGCAGACTCGTGCAACGAGCAATTCGCGGAAATGGATCGCACGAAGGCTCAGATCGGCACACTTGAGCAGCACATGAGCGCTTTCGCCGGAAACCTCTCGCAGACCGTCGATGCCGTCGATGGAACGAACCGCGCGGCAGCACAGGGCGCGACCCGGGTCAACGAGGCCGTGCTGCAGATGCAGCGCATCGCAGAGTCCGTATCGCGTTCCGCCGAAGTCATCACTGTGCTCGGCGAAGAGTCCGATAAGATCGGCACGATTGTCGACGCCATCGCCGCCATCGCCGATCAGACGAATCTCCTTGCACTGAACGCCGCCATCGAGGCAGCGCGCGCAGGCGAGAACGGGCGAGGCTTCGCCGTCGTCGCCGAGGAAGTCCGAAAGCTCGCCGAGCAATCGAGCACGTCGGCGGACGAGATCACCGCGCTCATCACCTCGATTCAGGAAAAGGCGCAGAATGCCGTCGAGGTCATGCAGGAAGGCGCCTCCCAGGCGCAGGGCGGCACAGAAGCCGTCGACGCAGCCGGCCGCACCTTCAAGGAGATCGCCTCCATGGTCGAGCACGTCGCCAGCGAATCGAGCGCCATGGGCAGCCGCGTCCACGAATTGGAGCAGAGCACGCACAGCATACGCGACTCCGCAGAGTCGATGAACAAGATGAGCCGCAGCGTTGCCGCCGAATCGCAGACCGTATCTGCCGCGACCCAGGAGCAGACCGCTGCCGTTCAGCAGATCGCCGCCGCAAGCCACTCGCTCAACGAGATGTCGCAGGCGATGCACGCTGCCATCAGCAAGTTCAAGGTATAG
- the ccsA gene encoding cytochrome c biogenesis protein CcsA, with the protein MTAGTAFLVLSLIFAMAAAFSWMRGKAAAGKALALASFFAAVLASAWLFWLILHDRFDIDYVWSYSSLDLPLVYKISAFWAGQQGSFLLWLFFHAAAGAALALRARLGNAGQAVFFFLQALLAALVLFYSPFAVTEGYAPADGAGMNPLLQDPWMAIHPPLVFFGYALLAVPYAASLGALLSEKADSTAWLALARSWALVAWALLGAGIFVGAFWAYKVLGWGGWWGWDPVENSSLVPWLAAGVLVHLLSAARVRPTNLALAHLSAIFSYALALYGTFLARSGLLGDFSVHSFSGTGVGLWLVAVDAIVALAGLSLLVWRAGKFPKGSPYPAHRSREFFLLLGCLALTFLAIIVFIGMSMPLLTGLGGDSAAVDTGFYVKTSLPLAICMLLAMAAASLLHYGEGQVSLPKALIGAIFVGAAAAGLAGVREVSSLVLAGAAAVAAFASVLAWRGGALRLAAAVAHAGAALALFTMALAAAGTSTTLEFVPDEPQSFGRNSILYEGMELSESRREKEYVFRVDGEEVRALTKLSASGEDAAREPAIAHGAAGDIYIAPSPAAVGHEIVLQRGRAILEGDVAYRLEHVMEEEEPDDEGRRLFLADIAVTDGETVDLAEVSLTAAGMKATTESFAVLDGKRRLRLLGISEDRKSIMLQILPAIEEEARLPLTASVSEKPLLWLLWLGAAFTFFGTSCALRRRC; encoded by the coding sequence ATGACAGCCGGCACGGCATTCCTCGTACTCTCGCTCATCTTTGCGATGGCGGCAGCATTTTCATGGATGCGCGGAAAGGCGGCTGCGGGCAAGGCGCTCGCGCTCGCTTCCTTCTTCGCGGCGGTCTTGGCGAGCGCATGGCTCTTCTGGCTGATTCTGCACGATCGCTTCGACATCGACTATGTGTGGAGCTATTCCTCGCTCGATCTGCCGCTCGTCTACAAGATTTCCGCCTTCTGGGCAGGACAGCAAGGCTCATTCCTCTTGTGGCTCTTCTTCCATGCGGCGGCGGGCGCGGCGCTCGCCCTTCGCGCACGGCTCGGAAACGCAGGTCAGGCCGTGTTCTTCTTCCTGCAGGCTCTTTTGGCGGCGCTCGTCCTCTTCTACAGTCCGTTCGCTGTGACGGAGGGCTATGCGCCTGCTGACGGCGCGGGAATGAATCCGCTCCTGCAAGACCCGTGGATGGCGATTCATCCGCCGCTCGTGTTCTTTGGCTACGCACTGCTCGCCGTGCCGTATGCGGCGTCCTTGGGGGCGCTGCTGTCTGAAAAGGCGGACAGCACGGCGTGGCTCGCACTTGCGCGAAGCTGGGCGCTCGTCGCCTGGGCGCTCCTCGGTGCGGGCATCTTCGTCGGTGCTTTCTGGGCGTACAAGGTGCTCGGCTGGGGCGGCTGGTGGGGCTGGGATCCCGTGGAGAACTCTTCGCTCGTGCCGTGGCTCGCTGCGGGCGTCCTCGTCCACCTGCTCTCTGCCGCTCGCGTGCGCCCGACGAATCTCGCACTCGCGCATCTTTCTGCTATCTTCTCCTATGCGCTCGCGCTCTACGGCACGTTCCTCGCGCGAAGCGGCCTTTTGGGCGATTTCTCCGTGCATTCTTTCAGCGGCACGGGCGTCGGCCTCTGGCTTGTCGCCGTCGATGCGATCGTAGCGCTGGCGGGACTTTCGCTTCTCGTCTGGCGTGCGGGAAAGTTCCCCAAAGGCTCTCCGTACCCGGCGCATCGAAGCCGCGAATTCTTCCTCTTGCTCGGCTGTCTTGCCCTGACCTTTCTCGCCATCATCGTATTCATCGGCATGTCGATGCCGCTTCTCACAGGGCTTGGCGGCGATTCTGCCGCCGTCGACACGGGCTTCTACGTCAAGACGAGCCTGCCGCTCGCCATCTGTATGCTGCTTGCGATGGCAGCCGCCTCCTTGCTGCACTATGGCGAGGGTCAGGTGTCGCTGCCAAAGGCGCTCATCGGCGCTATATTTGTAGGTGCGGCGGCGGCAGGACTCGCAGGCGTCAGAGAAGTCTCCTCGCTTGTCCTTGCGGGCGCTGCGGCTGTCGCCGCTTTTGCGAGTGTTCTCGCTTGGCGCGGCGGTGCACTTCGCCTTGCCGCAGCCGTCGCACACGCGGGCGCGGCTCTGGCTCTTTTTACGATGGCGCTCGCCGCGGCGGGAACGAGCACGACACTTGAGTTCGTGCCGGATGAGCCGCAGTCCTTCGGCAGAAACTCGATTCTCTACGAGGGCATGGAACTTTCGGAGAGCCGCAGGGAGAAGGAGTATGTGTTCCGCGTCGACGGCGAGGAAGTGCGCGCCTTGACGAAACTCAGCGCGAGCGGCGAGGATGCGGCGAGAGAGCCTGCTATCGCGCACGGCGCGGCGGGCGACATCTACATCGCTCCCTCACCTGCGGCCGTCGGTCACGAGATCGTGCTGCAGCGCGGCAGGGCCATTTTGGAGGGAGATGTAGCCTACCGTCTGGAGCATGTCATGGAAGAAGAGGAGCCCGATGATGAGGGTCGCCGCCTCTTTCTCGCGGACATCGCCGTCACCGACGGCGAGACCGTTGACCTCGCCGAAGTCAGCTTGACGGCGGCGGGCATGAAGGCGACGACGGAATCCTTCGCCGTCCTCGATGGCAAGAGACGATTGCGCCTCTTGGGCATATCCGAGGATAGGAAGAGCATCATGCTGCAAATACTGCCGGCAATCGAGGAGGAAGCACGGCTGCCGCTGACGGCGTCCGTCAGCGAAAAACCGCTGCTCTGGCTTCTGTGGCTCGGTGCGGCATTCACCTTTTTCGGCACATCGTGCGCCCTAAGGAGGAGATGCTAG
- a CDS encoding ammonia-forming cytochrome c nitrite reductase subunit c552, producing MSKLQKYLLGVIVVCVAFFGFVIVRIGIAQPSSTFKLAQIPTENNAHLGMEAFKEAYPLQYESYQMTASDSPTPTGYGSSGVHSRLMDEPEMIENWKGYAFSLQYDDDRGHVYALEDVKNSLRTNKANQSGSCITCKSAYTKDVFYDTMGWDYTLKSFKELADQVPNDASIACATCHDVKTMKLRLVIPAQIEDLERNWGKTWDELSDNDKRALVCGQCHTEYYFEQAKKGRVVFPRDNGYTAEEMYEYYKRTDLPGGFKGDWKHPDSGAMMLKAQHPDYDVWKTSVHADAGVTCIDCHMPYMRKNGQKYTSHYISSPLKYVEDACLKCHDESKEVLIARVKTIHDNTFKLQRTAGITCAKAHLAIKAAAEAGATDEQLAPARELIREAQWYWDYVEAENGVGFHNPDQCMRTLGLSIDLAHQAIEAANAATRGAFPMDNLPDKPFDHL from the coding sequence TTGAGTAAGCTGCAAAAGTACTTGCTGGGCGTCATCGTTGTCTGTGTCGCATTCTTCGGCTTCGTCATCGTGCGCATCGGCATCGCCCAGCCGTCGAGCACCTTCAAGCTCGCTCAGATACCGACGGAGAACAATGCCCATCTCGGCATGGAAGCCTTCAAGGAGGCATATCCGCTCCAATACGAATCGTATCAGATGACGGCGAGCGATTCGCCGACGCCGACGGGCTATGGCAGTTCCGGCGTCCATTCGAGACTCATGGACGAACCGGAGATGATCGAAAACTGGAAGGGCTATGCCTTTTCCCTGCAGTATGACGATGACCGCGGCCATGTCTATGCGCTTGAGGACGTCAAGAACTCGCTGCGCACGAACAAGGCCAACCAGTCAGGCTCTTGCATCACCTGTAAGAGTGCCTATACGAAGGACGTCTTCTACGACACGATGGGCTGGGACTATACGTTGAAGAGCTTCAAGGAGCTGGCCGATCAGGTGCCGAACGACGCTTCGATCGCCTGTGCGACATGCCATGACGTCAAGACGATGAAGCTGCGTCTCGTCATTCCTGCGCAGATCGAAGATCTGGAGCGCAACTGGGGCAAGACATGGGACGAGCTCAGCGACAACGACAAGCGCGCCCTCGTCTGCGGCCAGTGCCATACGGAGTATTACTTCGAGCAGGCGAAGAAGGGCCGCGTCGTGTTCCCGCGCGACAACGGCTACACGGCGGAAGAGATGTACGAGTACTACAAGCGCACCGATCTGCCGGGCGGCTTCAAGGGCGACTGGAAGCATCCCGACTCGGGCGCGATGATGCTCAAGGCGCAGCATCCCGACTACGATGTTTGGAAGACGAGCGTCCATGCGGACGCGGGCGTCACCTGCATCGACTGCCACATGCCGTACATGCGCAAGAACGGGCAGAAGTACACGTCGCATTATATTTCCAGCCCGTTGAAGTACGTCGAGGACGCATGCCTCAAGTGCCACGATGAAAGCAAGGAAGTGCTCATCGCACGCGTCAAGACGATCCACGACAACACTTTCAAGCTGCAGAGAACGGCGGGCATCACGTGCGCCAAGGCACATCTCGCCATCAAGGCGGCGGCAGAAGCCGGTGCGACGGACGAGCAGCTCGCTCCGGCGCGTGAGCTGATTCGCGAAGCGCAGTGGTATTGGGACTACGTCGAGGCTGAAAACGGCGTCGGCTTCCACAATCCCGACCAGTGCATGAGGACGCTCGGTCTCTCGATCGACCTCGCACATCAGGCGATCGAAGCGGCAAATGCCGCTACGCGCGGCGCGTTCCCGATGGACAATCTGCCGGACAAGCCGTTTGATCATCTCTGA